From Bacillus sp. Bos-x628, the proteins below share one genomic window:
- a CDS encoding CvpA family protein — translation MIDIIILFLLLMGTLVGLKRGFILQFIKLISFVVSILVASMLYQSLAPQLTWIPSPHFSGGQSQLAFISGNLETAYYNTIAFIILFILTKILLAIIGGLLTTIASIPVIKQVNKLLGAVLGFLETYLFVFILLFVTALLPVDALQTMISKSVLADVIVGNTPYLSSLVKDLWTTYGA, via the coding sequence GTGATCGATATCATCATTTTGTTTTTGCTTCTTATGGGAACGCTTGTCGGTCTAAAACGCGGGTTTATTCTTCAATTTATTAAATTGATTAGCTTTGTTGTTTCTATTTTAGTGGCTTCTATGCTTTATCAGTCGCTTGCACCACAGCTTACGTGGATTCCGTCACCTCATTTTAGCGGAGGTCAATCGCAGCTTGCTTTCATTAGTGGGAACTTAGAAACAGCTTATTATAATACTATTGCGTTTATCATTCTGTTTATCTTGACAAAAATCCTGCTTGCCATCATTGGCGGACTGCTCACAACCATTGCAAGTATACCCGTGATTAAGCAGGTAAACAAACTGCTTGGCGCTGTTTTAGGATTTCTTGAAACGTATTTATTTGTGTTTATTCTATTGTTTGTCACTGCATTACTTCCAGTCGATGCGCTGCAAACGATGATAAGCAAATCAGTATTAGCAGATGTGATCGTAGGCAACACCCCTTATCTGTCCAGTCTTGTGAAAGACTTATGGACGACGTATGGAGCTTAA
- the pheT gene encoding phenylalanine--tRNA ligase subunit beta, producing the protein MFVSYKWLEDYVDLEGIQPAELAEKITKSGIEVEAVEYKGEGMKGVVVGHVIECEQHPNADKLNKCLVDIGEEAPVQIICGAPNVDKGQYVAVATVGAVLPGNFKIKKAKLRGEESHGMICSLQELGVESKLVPKKYADGIFVFPNDVQPGADALQALQLDDAVLELGLTPNRADALNMLGVAYEVAAILGRDVKLPDTIYQSSTEKAADYISVQIDDQEANPLYAAKIIKNVKIGPAPLWIQTRLMNAGIRPINNVVDITNFVLLEYGQPLHAFDYDRFDSKKVVVRKAAEGEVIQTLDAQERTLSSEHLVITNGSKAHAVAGVMGGFESEVHDETTTILLEAAYFNGQTVRQASRDLGLRSESSTRFEKGLDPQRVKPAAERAAQLISVYAGGEVLSGTVEENHIEPKMNVIHVSTERVNKVLGMNISKEEMIHIFNKLGFAVGESNDVLVVTVPSRRMDITIEEDLIEEVARLYGYDNIPSTLPATGGTVGGLTRYQVKRRKVRRFLEGAGLSQAITYSLTNQHKSTAFALHSAYQTKLSLPMSEERSVLRQSLLPNLLDSVAYNLARQADSFGLYETGSVFLAEDEGAKPIEKEHVACAITGLWHKNLWQGEKKAVDFYVAKGITEGLFEKLGVSDQITYVQAEREGLHPGRTADVQLNGKVIGFVAELHPVVEKELDLKETYVFELDLTDVITAETESMKYKAIPRFPAVTRDIALVVDQHISSGQLERVIYEAGGSLLTDLSVFDVYEGEHMEEGKKSVAFSLQYLNPDQTLTEEEVTAVHTKVLKALEDTYQAVLRG; encoded by the coding sequence ATGTTTGTTTCATATAAATGGTTAGAAGACTATGTAGATTTAGAAGGCATTCAGCCGGCTGAATTAGCAGAAAAAATCACAAAAAGCGGAATTGAAGTAGAGGCGGTTGAGTATAAAGGTGAAGGCATGAAAGGTGTGGTTGTCGGTCACGTGATCGAGTGTGAACAGCACCCTAATGCTGATAAATTAAATAAATGTCTTGTCGATATCGGTGAAGAAGCACCTGTACAAATTATATGCGGGGCTCCTAATGTCGATAAAGGACAGTATGTGGCGGTAGCTACTGTTGGCGCTGTCCTTCCTGGCAATTTTAAAATAAAAAAAGCAAAACTGCGCGGCGAAGAGTCTCATGGGATGATTTGTTCACTGCAAGAATTAGGAGTAGAAAGTAAACTCGTACCAAAGAAATATGCAGACGGCATTTTTGTGTTCCCAAATGATGTTCAGCCAGGAGCTGATGCACTTCAGGCACTTCAATTAGATGATGCTGTGCTGGAGCTTGGTTTAACACCGAACCGTGCTGATGCACTGAATATGCTTGGTGTTGCCTATGAAGTTGCGGCCATTCTAGGTCGTGATGTCAAACTGCCTGACACAATATATCAATCTTCAACAGAAAAAGCAGCAGACTACATTTCTGTGCAAATTGATGATCAAGAAGCAAATCCTCTTTATGCAGCAAAAATCATTAAAAATGTGAAGATTGGACCTGCACCATTATGGATACAAACAAGACTCATGAATGCAGGTATTCGCCCTATTAACAACGTAGTGGATATTACGAATTTTGTCTTGCTTGAATATGGTCAGCCACTTCATGCATTTGATTATGACCGGTTTGATTCTAAGAAGGTAGTTGTCCGCAAGGCCGCTGAGGGCGAAGTCATTCAAACATTAGATGCCCAAGAACGTACATTGTCATCTGAGCACCTTGTTATTACAAACGGCTCAAAGGCTCACGCTGTAGCAGGTGTGATGGGAGGTTTTGAATCGGAGGTGCATGATGAGACGACAACGATTTTATTAGAAGCTGCTTATTTTAACGGTCAAACGGTTCGTCAAGCATCTAGAGACTTAGGACTTCGCAGTGAATCAAGTACACGTTTTGAAAAAGGGTTAGATCCGCAACGTGTGAAACCGGCAGCAGAGAGAGCGGCGCAATTGATCAGTGTCTATGCAGGCGGTGAAGTGCTTAGTGGAACTGTAGAGGAAAATCACATAGAACCGAAAATGAATGTCATTCATGTATCCACTGAACGTGTGAACAAAGTGCTTGGAATGAACATTTCAAAAGAAGAGATGATTCATATTTTCAACAAACTTGGCTTTGCAGTTGGAGAATCAAACGATGTTCTTGTCGTTACGGTCCCTTCTCGCAGAATGGATATTACCATTGAGGAAGACTTAATTGAGGAAGTGGCTCGTTTATATGGTTACGATAATATTCCCTCTACACTTCCTGCTACAGGTGGAACCGTTGGCGGCCTTACACGATACCAAGTGAAACGCAGAAAGGTCAGACGTTTCTTAGAGGGTGCAGGGCTCTCGCAAGCGATTACGTATTCATTAACGAATCAGCACAAGTCAACAGCTTTTGCTCTGCACTCGGCTTATCAAACGAAACTATCTCTTCCAATGAGTGAAGAGCGAAGTGTATTAAGACAAAGTCTTCTTCCGAACTTACTCGATTCTGTCGCTTATAACTTGGCAAGACAAGCTGATTCATTCGGACTTTATGAGACAGGTTCTGTTTTCCTAGCAGAAGACGAAGGCGCAAAGCCAATAGAGAAAGAGCATGTTGCTTGTGCTATTACAGGCTTATGGCATAAAAATCTTTGGCAGGGGGAGAAGAAAGCTGTTGATTTTTATGTCGCAAAGGGGATTACTGAAGGGCTGTTTGAAAAGCTTGGTGTATCAGATCAAATCACATATGTTCAAGCAGAGCGTGAAGGTCTTCATCCAGGACGTACAGCAGATGTTCAATTAAATGGAAAGGTCATCGGTTTTGTTGCTGAGCTTCATCCGGTGGTTGAAAAGGAATTAGACTTAAAAGAAACATATGTCTTTGAATTGGATTTAACGGATGTTATAACGGCTGAAACAGAGAGTATGAAATATAAAGCCATTCCGCGATTCCCAGCTGTAACAAGAGATATTGCCCTTGTCGTAGATCAGCATATTTCAAGCGGACAGTTAGAACGGGTTATTTATGAAGCGGGTGGCAGTTTGCTTACCGATCTTTCAGTCTTTGATGTGTATGAAGGTGAGCATATGGAAGAAGGAAAGAAATCCGTTGCTTTTTCTCTGCAATATTTAAACCCAGACCAAACATTAACAGAAGAAGAAGTGACAGCCGTTCATACAAAGGTATTAAAAGCACTAGAAGATACGTATCAAGCCGTCTTACGTGGATAA
- the polX gene encoding DNA polymerase/3'-5' exonuclease PolX, with the protein MNKKDIIKLLETIAVYMELKGDNPFKVSAFRKAAAALEQDDRSLSQIDNLLTLPGIGKGTYAVITEYIEKGRSETLEQLKKEVPEGLIPLLKLPGLGGKKIAKLYQELGVHDAQSLKEACETEKVQSLAGFGKKTEEKILTALEEAGKQPERLPIGFALDVAERIDHALEHMNGIIRFSRAGSLRRACETVKDLDYIIATEHPEQVREQLVALNDVKDIIASGDTKVSVMLALDFEISVDFRLVTSEQFATTLHHFTGSKDHNIRMRQIAKERGERISEYGVETIETGEVKTFKDETAFYAHFQLPLIPPEIRETGAEIDSYKESMQFIELQDIKGDLHMHSTWSDGAFSIREMAEACIARGYEYMAITDHSQYLKVANGLTKERLRLQAKEIDKLNQEFEHFHIFKGVEMDILPDGSLDYDDEFLAEMDFVIASIHSSFSQPEEVIMKRLETALQNQHVDVIAHPTGRLIGRRDGYALNIDQLIELAKQTGTALELNSHPSRLDLKTEHLMKANEAGVNIMINTDAHNIAMLDHMEIGVTAARKGWTPKANVVNTFSLKEMKKFLTRDR; encoded by the coding sequence ATGAATAAAAAAGATATTATCAAACTTCTTGAAACAATTGCAGTTTATATGGAATTAAAAGGAGATAACCCTTTCAAAGTATCGGCCTTTCGCAAAGCAGCAGCGGCGCTTGAACAAGATGACCGTAGCCTTTCTCAAATAGATAATCTATTAACATTACCTGGAATCGGCAAAGGAACTTATGCCGTGATCACTGAGTATATTGAAAAAGGACGATCAGAGACACTTGAACAATTAAAAAAGGAAGTGCCTGAAGGACTGATCCCATTATTAAAACTGCCAGGATTGGGCGGGAAAAAGATCGCAAAACTTTACCAAGAACTTGGTGTACATGATGCTCAATCTTTAAAAGAAGCGTGTGAGACGGAGAAAGTCCAATCATTAGCTGGCTTTGGTAAAAAAACAGAGGAAAAAATCCTCACAGCGCTCGAGGAAGCAGGTAAGCAACCAGAACGTTTGCCGATCGGTTTTGCTTTAGATGTAGCAGAGCGTATTGATCATGCGCTTGAACACATGAACGGAATTATCCGATTTTCTAGAGCAGGCAGTTTAAGACGTGCGTGCGAAACAGTGAAGGACTTAGATTACATCATTGCAACGGAACACCCTGAACAGGTAAGAGAGCAACTCGTTGCACTAAATGATGTGAAAGACATCATTGCAAGCGGAGATACGAAGGTATCCGTTATGCTTGCATTAGATTTTGAGATTAGTGTGGATTTCCGTCTTGTGACATCAGAGCAATTTGCCACAACGTTACATCATTTCACTGGATCGAAGGATCATAACATCAGAATGAGGCAAATTGCAAAAGAACGCGGTGAGCGCATTAGCGAATACGGTGTAGAAACAATTGAAACTGGAGAAGTAAAAACATTTAAAGACGAAACCGCTTTTTATGCACATTTTCAACTTCCGCTGATTCCGCCGGAAATTCGTGAAACCGGAGCGGAGATTGATTCGTATAAAGAAAGTATGCAATTTATTGAACTACAAGATATAAAAGGTGACCTTCATATGCACTCAACTTGGAGTGACGGAGCGTTCTCTATACGTGAAATGGCAGAAGCATGTATCGCAAGAGGCTACGAATACATGGCAATTACAGATCACTCGCAATATTTAAAAGTAGCAAACGGATTAACAAAAGAACGACTGCGGCTTCAAGCAAAAGAAATTGACAAGCTCAATCAGGAATTCGAGCATTTTCACATTTTCAAAGGGGTCGAAATGGATATTCTGCCGGATGGATCATTAGATTATGATGATGAATTTTTAGCTGAAATGGATTTTGTCATTGCTTCCATTCATTCTAGCTTTTCACAGCCGGAGGAAGTGATAATGAAACGTCTTGAGACTGCGCTTCAAAATCAGCATGTGGATGTCATTGCGCATCCAACTGGGCGTTTGATTGGAAGGCGAGATGGCTATGCCTTGAATATTGATCAGCTTATTGAACTTGCCAAGCAAACGGGAACAGCATTAGAGTTAAACAGTCATCCATCAAGACTTGATTTGAAAACAGAGCATTTAATGAAAGCGAATGAAGCAGGTGTGAACATTATGATCAATACAGATGCTCACAACATCGCCATGCTAGATCATATGGAAATCGGTGTCACAGCTGCGAGAAAAGGTTGGACACCAAAAGCAAATGTCGTGAACACATTTTCACTCAAAGAGATGAAAAAGTTTTTAACGCGTGACAGGTAG
- the cstA gene encoding carbon starvation protein CstA encodes MNAVTIVIGSMCILAIAYRLYGTFMMVKVLKVTDDHPTPAHTLEDGKDYVPTNKWVAFGHHFAAIAAAGPLVGPILAAQFGYLPGLLWLLIGAVIGGAVHDLVVLFASMRKKGKSLSEVAKEELGPVAGFCTGLAMLFIITITMAGLSMVVLHALERNPWGTFAVGITIPIAMGVGLYYKKTGNLKLATSAGFMLLMLCVFLGPNIQGTVLGDVLTLDTKTLALALPIYAFFAAALPVWLLLAPRDYLSSFMKIGVFIALIVGIFVVNPSIQFPAFTEFVNGGGPVLVGPVWPFISITIACGAISGFHAFVGSGTTPKMLDRWSDMKPVAFGAMLVECLVGIMALIAATALHPGDYFAINSTPEIFRTLGMSVENLPQLSKEIGLDLEGRTGGAVTLAVGMAYIFTGIPFFSHLASYFFQFVIMFEAVFILTAIDAGTRVARYLIQDFFGEAYKPLKRNDWVPGSVFASALACFMWGYLLYSGDIGSIWALFGVSNQLMASIGLIIGATVVLKIADKRRYMLTCLIPLAYLYVTVNYAGYWMVANVYLNPKASGYSVLNAVLSMIMLILGLVIIVFAIKKWFDIWRDPAMRMEVPISS; translated from the coding sequence ATGAATGCGGTTACAATTGTAATAGGATCTATGTGTATTTTAGCGATTGCTTATCGGCTATATGGCACATTTATGATGGTCAAAGTATTAAAGGTGACAGACGATCATCCTACACCCGCTCATACACTTGAGGATGGGAAAGATTATGTTCCAACAAATAAATGGGTCGCTTTTGGTCATCACTTTGCTGCTATTGCAGCTGCTGGTCCGCTTGTTGGACCAATTTTAGCGGCGCAATTTGGATATTTACCAGGGCTTCTTTGGCTTTTAATAGGAGCTGTTATTGGAGGAGCTGTGCATGATCTTGTCGTTTTATTTGCTTCCATGCGAAAAAAGGGAAAATCACTTTCAGAGGTAGCAAAAGAAGAACTAGGGCCTGTTGCGGGGTTTTGTACAGGGCTCGCTATGCTATTTATTATCACGATTACAATGGCAGGGCTGTCAATGGTCGTACTTCATGCGCTAGAACGAAATCCTTGGGGGACATTTGCAGTAGGGATCACCATTCCGATTGCAATGGGGGTAGGTCTTTATTATAAAAAAACTGGCAATTTAAAGCTTGCAACATCCGCTGGATTTATGTTGTTGATGCTGTGTGTTTTCCTTGGACCGAATATTCAAGGGACGGTTCTTGGTGATGTGTTAACACTTGATACAAAAACGCTTGCATTGGCACTGCCGATTTATGCTTTCTTTGCTGCGGCACTTCCGGTTTGGCTGCTATTGGCGCCAAGGGACTATTTAAGCAGTTTCATGAAAATCGGTGTGTTCATTGCACTCATTGTAGGAATCTTTGTGGTCAATCCGTCGATTCAATTTCCGGCGTTTACAGAGTTTGTAAATGGCGGGGGGCCTGTCTTAGTTGGTCCAGTGTGGCCTTTTATTTCAATCACGATTGCTTGTGGAGCCATTTCCGGCTTTCATGCATTCGTTGGATCAGGGACAACGCCGAAGATGCTAGACCGCTGGAGTGATATGAAACCTGTAGCGTTTGGAGCGATGCTCGTTGAATGTTTGGTAGGAATCATGGCATTAATTGCAGCCACTGCCCTTCATCCAGGGGATTATTTTGCGATTAACAGTACACCAGAGATTTTCCGAACGCTCGGTATGAGTGTCGAAAACCTTCCGCAGCTCAGTAAAGAAATTGGGCTAGATTTAGAAGGGAGAACTGGGGGAGCTGTTACATTAGCTGTAGGTATGGCATACATCTTTACTGGGATTCCATTCTTTAGCCACTTGGCGTCTTATTTCTTCCAATTTGTCATTATGTTTGAAGCTGTCTTTATTTTAACAGCCATTGATGCAGGAACTCGTGTTGCACGATATTTAATTCAAGATTTCTTCGGAGAGGCGTATAAACCGCTCAAACGCAATGACTGGGTACCTGGATCAGTGTTTGCAAGTGCGCTTGCCTGCTTCATGTGGGGATACTTGCTTTACTCAGGGGACATTGGGTCGATTTGGGCGCTGTTTGGTGTATCAAATCAGCTAATGGCCTCGATTGGTTTAATTATTGGCGCAACCGTTGTATTGAAAATTGCTGATAAAAGACGGTATATGCTGACTTGTTTAATCCCGCTCGCGTACTTATACGTGACGGTCAATTATGCAGGGTACTGGATGGTGGCGAATGTGTATTTAAATCCGAAAGCTTCCGGTTACAGTGTGTTGAATGCGGTCTTGTCGATGATTATGCTTATTTTAGGATTGGTCATTATCGTGTTTGCCATTAAAAAATGGTTCGACATTTGGCGTGATCCGGCAATGCGAATGGAGGTACCGATATCTAGTTAA
- the sspI gene encoding small acid-soluble spore protein SspI has protein sequence MDFNLRGAVIQNITGHNQEQLEQTILDAIQSGEEKMLPGLGVLFEVLWKEASDNEKNDILETLEQGLKPQH, from the coding sequence ATGGATTTTAACTTAAGAGGTGCAGTCATTCAAAACATCACTGGGCATAACCAAGAGCAGCTTGAACAAACAATCTTAGATGCCATTCAAAGCGGAGAGGAAAAAATGCTTCCGGGCCTTGGCGTTTTGTTCGAGGTGCTATGGAAAGAGGCGTCAGATAACGAAAAAAATGATATCCTTGAAACATTAGAACAAGGCTTAAAACCTCAGCATTAA
- the pheS gene encoding phenylalanine--tRNA ligase subunit alpha: protein MQETLKQLEQEAVAKVEAADSLKEVNDIRVQYLGKKGPITEVLRGMGKLSADERPKMGALANEVRERIANAIAEKNEQLEAEEVKKQLASQTIDVTLPASPIKMGARHPLTIVVEDIEDLLIGMGYTVEEGPEVETDYYNFEALNLPKEHPARDMQDSFYITEDTLMRTQTSPVQARTLEKYKGQGPVKIICPGKVYRRDSDDATHSHQFMQIEGLVVDHNISMSDLKGTLETVAKKMFGEDREIRLRPSFFPFTEPSVEVDVSCFKCGSKGCSVCKGTGWIEILGAGMVHPNVLKMSGFDPNIYQGFAFGMGVERIAMLKYGIDDIRHFYTNDIRFIKQFKQD, encoded by the coding sequence ATGCAAGAAACGTTAAAACAGCTAGAACAAGAGGCGGTAGCGAAGGTAGAAGCAGCCGACTCACTCAAAGAGGTAAATGATATTCGTGTTCAATATTTAGGGAAAAAAGGACCCATCACAGAAGTACTTCGTGGAATGGGAAAGCTCTCCGCTGATGAAAGACCGAAAATGGGGGCACTCGCAAACGAAGTAAGAGAGCGTATTGCAAATGCAATTGCTGAAAAAAATGAACAACTGGAAGCTGAAGAAGTAAAAAAACAACTAGCTTCCCAAACGATTGATGTCACATTGCCGGCAAGTCCAATTAAAATGGGGGCAAGACATCCACTAACGATTGTTGTAGAGGATATTGAAGATTTATTGATCGGGATGGGCTATACCGTAGAGGAAGGTCCTGAGGTTGAAACGGATTATTATAACTTTGAGGCATTGAACCTTCCAAAGGAACACCCTGCGCGTGATATGCAGGATAGTTTCTACATTACTGAAGATACGCTGATGAGAACACAAACCTCTCCAGTCCAAGCACGTACACTTGAGAAATATAAAGGCCAAGGTCCTGTGAAGATTATCTGCCCTGGTAAGGTATATAGAAGAGACAGTGATGATGCAACCCATTCACATCAATTCATGCAAATCGAAGGGCTTGTTGTTGATCACAATATTAGCATGAGTGACTTAAAAGGAACGTTAGAGACAGTTGCCAAAAAGATGTTTGGTGAAGATCGTGAAATTAGATTGCGCCCAAGCTTTTTCCCATTTACAGAACCATCAGTTGAAGTCGACGTCTCATGCTTTAAATGTGGAAGTAAAGGCTGTTCAGTATGTAAGGGGACAGGCTGGATTGAAATTTTAGGTGCTGGTATGGTTCACCCGAATGTACTTAAAATGAGCGGATTTGATCCAAATATTTATCAAGGTTTTGCTTTTGGAATGGGCGTTGAACGTATTGCGATGCTGAAATACGGTATCGATGATATTCGCCATTTCTACACAAATGATATTAGATTCATAAAGCAATTTAAGCAGGACTAA
- the rnhC gene encoding ribonuclease HIII, whose protein sequence is MPQSVLKATSEDMKKIKSVYAHHLTDTLPRGALFQAKVPGCTITAYQSGKVLFQGQKAAAEAGHFSHLKKADAKSKKTPVVTKYTPPANIASMSVIGSDEVGTGDYFGPITVCAAYVDSSQLALMKELGVKDSKGLKDSHIINIAKDLIKTIPFSLLVLRNEKYNTMQEKGMSQGKMKALLHNQVITSVLDKLDGRKPEAILIDQFAEPSIYFKHLTGRKIIKERTYFSTKAEGIHLSVAAASIIARYAFLIEMDKLSKAAGFDIPKGAGPHVDKAAAKLIKLHGEDALRQFTKLHFANTQKAKKLLH, encoded by the coding sequence GTGCCCCAATCCGTCTTAAAAGCAACTTCAGAAGACATGAAGAAGATAAAGAGCGTGTATGCTCACCATTTGACTGACACCTTGCCAAGAGGCGCACTATTTCAAGCAAAGGTTCCAGGCTGTACGATTACAGCCTATCAATCAGGAAAAGTCCTGTTTCAAGGACAAAAAGCAGCAGCTGAAGCAGGTCACTTCAGCCACTTAAAGAAAGCTGATGCAAAAAGTAAAAAAACACCTGTCGTGACCAAATATACACCTCCTGCCAACATTGCTTCAATGTCGGTTATCGGCTCAGACGAGGTAGGCACTGGTGATTATTTTGGACCAATAACTGTCTGTGCAGCATATGTTGATTCAAGTCAGCTTGCGCTTATGAAAGAGCTTGGCGTCAAAGACTCTAAAGGTCTAAAAGATTCGCACATTATCAATATCGCCAAAGATCTCATAAAAACCATCCCGTTCAGCCTGCTTGTCCTTCGCAATGAAAAGTACAATACAATGCAGGAAAAGGGCATGAGCCAAGGAAAAATGAAGGCCCTGCTTCATAACCAAGTCATCACCTCTGTTCTTGACAAGCTGGATGGCAGAAAACCAGAAGCCATTTTAATTGATCAATTTGCGGAACCCAGCATTTATTTCAAGCATCTTACAGGGAGAAAGATTATTAAAGAGCGCACATACTTCAGCACAAAAGCCGAAGGGATTCATTTATCTGTTGCTGCTGCTTCAATTATCGCAAGGTATGCCTTTTTAATAGAGATGGATAAATTATCAAAAGCAGCCGGCTTTGACATCCCAAAAGGAGCAGGTCCTCATGTAGACAAGGCGGCTGCAAAACTGATCAAACTCCATGGCGAAGACGCTTTACGACAATTTACAAAACTGCACTTTGCTAACACACAAAAAGCAAAAAAATTATTGCATTAA
- the zapA gene encoding cell division protein ZapA: MSDGGKTKTTVEIYGQSYTIIGQETKMHMRHVASIVDDKMREINEKNPYLDINKLAVLTAVNVVHDYLKLKEQYEKLELQLKEKE, translated from the coding sequence TTGTCTGACGGCGGTAAAACGAAAACAACAGTTGAGATTTACGGACAGTCCTATACAATCATCGGTCAAGAGACGAAGATGCATATGCGACATGTTGCTTCAATTGTTGATGATAAAATGAGAGAAATAAATGAAAAAAACCCATATCTTGATATAAACAAATTAGCTGTACTGACAGCAGTCAATGTCGTCCACGACTATTTGAAATTAAAAGAGCAATACGAAAAACTTGAGCTTCAGCTTAAAGAAAAGGAATGA
- a CDS encoding RNA methyltransferase, with amino-acid sequence MKYIESAKNANIKQWKKLHTKKERTKTGQFLVEGKHLVEEALKSGVVKELMVTTPDMLPADIQPDITLYELSEEAFSAMTETETPQHIAAVCTVPVFEEKKYERILLLDAVQDPGNVGTLIRTADAAGLDAVILGDGTVDAFNGKTLRSAQGSHFHLPILKQTLQKAIPALKEQRIPVYGSALSDAKEYKNVTGKGPFALIVGNEGAGINPEILQMTDQNLYVPIYGKAESLNVAIAAAVLVYHLRG; translated from the coding sequence TTGAAATATATAGAATCAGCAAAAAACGCAAACATTAAACAATGGAAAAAGTTGCACACAAAAAAAGAACGAACAAAAACAGGACAATTCCTAGTTGAGGGGAAGCATTTAGTAGAGGAAGCATTAAAAAGCGGGGTTGTGAAGGAATTAATGGTGACAACCCCTGACATGCTGCCAGCAGACATCCAACCTGACATTACACTGTATGAGCTGAGTGAAGAGGCTTTCTCTGCAATGACAGAGACAGAAACGCCACAGCACATTGCAGCAGTTTGTACAGTTCCTGTATTTGAGGAAAAGAAGTATGAGAGAATTCTTCTTTTAGATGCAGTTCAGGACCCAGGAAATGTAGGCACATTGATTCGTACAGCGGACGCTGCCGGTCTAGATGCGGTTATTTTAGGAGATGGAACCGTAGATGCCTTTAACGGGAAAACGCTGCGCTCAGCACAAGGATCTCATTTTCATCTTCCCATTTTGAAACAAACACTTCAAAAGGCGATTCCAGCGCTAAAGGAGCAGAGGATACCGGTATACGGAAGTGCCTTGAGTGATGCGAAAGAATATAAAAACGTGACGGGAAAAGGTCCGTTTGCGCTGATTGTTGGCAATGAAGGTGCTGGCATCAATCCAGAGATACTACAAATGACGGATCAAAATCTATATGTTCCTATATATGGGAAAGCAGAATCATTAAATGTCGCCATCGCTGCTGCGGTTCTTGTCTATCATTTGCGTGGATAG